The window CCACCCCGCTGCTCTAGCGCTCGTCCGCCTCACTCGCCCCCGCCGCGTCGGCTGCGAAGGCCACCACGTGGAGGAGCCGCGCTTCCGCTCGGACGCGGGCGCCCGCCGCGAAGGTGGCCGTCGAGGGCTGGGACGAGTGCACCCGGCGTCCCGAGGGTAGGCGAATGCAGTAGAGGCATTCCGAGCCGCGGAAAAAGC is drawn from Candidatus Methylomirabilota bacterium and contains these coding sequences:
- a CDS encoding TOBE domain-containing protein translates to FFRGSECLYCIRLPSGRRVHSSQPSTATFAAGARVRAEARLLHVVAFAADAAGASEADER